GTCCCGCCGTCCGGCGACGCCTTCGCGCTCAGCGGCGCCGTCACCGTGATCTCCAGCCGGGCGGTGTCCGACGTCCCGTTCTTGTCGGTGACCCGGTAGCCCACCGCACGCGTCGTACCGCTGAATCCGCCGGCAGGGTTGAAGGTCACCGTCCCGGCCGCGGCGACCGTGAACGTCCCCTCCCCCGGGATCGTCACCGTCTTCTTGTCCTTGCCGTCCACCGGATCCCGGACGACCACCGACCCCGGAACCAGCACCGCCGACGCGTCACCGGGCTTGTCGTTGTCCAGCACCGGAACCACCACGGCCTTCCCGTACGCCGTCCGCGCGCTGTCGTCGACGGCGACCGGCCGAACCGGCAGCACCGTCACCGCGACGGTCGAGCGCGCCGCGTTCCGGTTGCTGTCCTTCACCTCGTACTGCGTCGGCCGGCTCGTCCCCGTGAACGTCGCCACCGGGCTGAACGTGAGCTTGCCCTCAGCAACCACCAGCGTGCCCTGCCCGGGAATCGTCACCCGGCCGACCAGGTCCCCGTCCAACCCCACCAGCAGCAACGACGCCGGGTCGAGCTTTGCCCCCGGACCAGGCTTGTCGTTGGTCAGCGGATCGACGACAACCGCCACACCCTGCTTCGTCTTCACCCGATCAGGCTGCGCGACCGGCTTGGCCTCGACCGTCACCGTCACCGTCGCCGTACCGATACTGCCGTTCTTGTCGCTCACCTGGTACTTCACCGGCGTCACCGAGCCCGTCGAACCGCCCTCCGGCACCAGCCGCACTCCCCCATCGGGCTGCGCCGTCCACACTCCCTGCCCGGCGACCCGAAGCGACGACACGGCATCGCCGGTCGCCGGATCGACCACCCGCACCGACGACGGCACCAGCGGCGCGCTCGGATCGCCGGCCTTGTCGTTGCCGAGCACCGGCACGGAGACCGGAGTGTCGTACGCCGTGGTCGCAGCGTCGTCGACCGCCACCGGCTCGATCCGCGTCACCGTCACGGTCGCCGTCGCGGCGGCCTTGTTCCCACTCGTGTCGGTCACCTGATACCCGACAGCGCTCCGCCCGCTGAACGCGGCGACCGGCTTGAACGTGATCGCGCCCGTCACGGCGTCGACCTCGAACGTCCCCTGCCCCGCGATCGTCACCTTCCGCTCCCAGACGCGGATCGACGAGGTGCCGTAGAGCTGGACCGACGTCTTCTCCAGCTCCGCCGCCGTCCCCGGCACGTCGTTGGCCAGCGGGTCGAACGTCACCTCGCCGTTCTGCTTGGTCGTGACGCTGTCCGGCTTCGCCTCCGGCCCCTTCCCGACGGTGAGGAACAGCAGCCCTTCGGCGGTCGTCCCGTTGTCGTCGGTGATCCGGTACGTCGCCGGTGTCGTCACCCCTTGGTAGCCCTTGACCGGCGTGAAGGTCACCCGCCCGGTCTTGTCGGCGACGTACGTCCCCTCGCGCGGCTGCGTCACCTTCGCCCGGTACACCCCGTCCGCGGGATCCTTCAGCAGCAGGCTCCCGGCGACCAGCGGCGCACTCGGATCGCCCGGCTTGTCGTTCGCCAGGACGTCGACCGTGATCGCCTGGCCGAACGGCGTGATCGCCGAGTCGTCGGCCGTGAACGGGTCGATCGGCGTCGTGCTCAGCAGCAACGTCGCGGTCGCGGTCGTCTTGTTGCTGTCGGCAACGAGATAGGTGATCGCCCGGCCCTTGCCCCGGAACGTCGGCAGCGGATCGAAGATCACCGCCCCGCCGTCCTGCACGGTGTACGTACCCTGCCCGGCCACGGTCACCGACCGCGCGAAGTCCGACCGCGCCGACGCTTCCCGCAGTACGACGGACGCCGGATCCAGTCGCGCGTCCGTCCCCGGGCTGTCGTTGCTCAGCACGTTGACCGTCACGGTCACGTCCTGCAGCGTCGACGCCGTGTCCGGCCGCGCGATCGGCGGCGCCCCGACGGTGACCCGCAGCACCGCGGTCGCGAGCGTCCCGTTGTCGTCGGCCACCTGATAGGTCAGGTCCGTCGCCGACCCGCTGAACCCGGCCGCCGGATCGAAGACCACCACCCCGTCGCGAGCGGTGAAGACTCCTTGCCCCTTCACGGTCACCGACGGCTTGAACACCCCGTCGGCCGCGTCCTCGAGCCGCAGACTCCCCGGCACCAGCGGCGCGGTCGGATCCCCGGCCTTGTCGTTGCCCAGCACCTTCAGCGTGACGGCCCTGTCGTACGGCGTCGAAGCGCTGTCGTCCGTCGCGACCGGCGTCACCGGCGTGACGGTCACCGCGATCGTCGACCGCGTCGCCTGGTCGAACCAGTCCGAGACCCGGTACCGCAGCGTGGTCGCCGTCCCCGTGAACGACGGGATCGGGTCGAACGCCACGGTCCCGTCCGGATCCACGGTCCACCGGCCCTGCCCCGGAACCGTGACCACCTTGCGCAGCGAGCCGTCGGCCGGATCGATCAGCACCAGGCTGAGCGGATCGAGCCCGGTGCCCGGCCCGGCGAGATCGTTGGCGAGGGCATCGAGTTGCAGCGTCACGTCCTGCGGCGTCCGGCCGGTGTCGGGTTTCGCGACCGGCGGTACGGGCTTGGCGATCGTGACCGTCAGGGCCGCGCCGGCCGGCGTACCGTTCACGTCGGAGACCGTGTACGCGAGCGGCGTCGCGACTCCCGTGAACGACGGCAGCGGGTCCACGTCGACGGTGCCGTCCGGCTTGGCGGTGAAGGTCGCCTCGCCGGCGACGACCACGACCTGACGCGGCACCTCGCCGATCGGGTCGATCAGCCGCACACTGGTCGGCACCAGCGGCAGCGCCGGATCGCCCGCGGTGTCGTTGGCCAGCACCTTGACCGTCACGTTCGTGTCGTACGCCGTACTCGCGGTGTCGTCGGTCGCGTCGGGCTGGACCCGGGTGACCTCGACGCTCAGCGTGGCCGTGCCGATCGCCTTGTTGCCGTCGGCCACCTGGTACCTGACCGGTGTCGCCTTGCCGTGGAACGCCGGCAGCGGTTCGAAGAGGATCCGCCCGTCGGGGCGGGTCGAGTACTTGCCCTGGCCCGGGATCTGCAGCGTGGTCCCCGCCTCGCTCCGCCCGGCGGTCGGGAACAGCCGCAGACTCTCGGGATCCAGCGCGGAGCCGGTCGGACCAGGCTTGTCGTTGCCCAGCACCGACGCGTACGCCGGAGTGCCCTGCAGCGTCGTCAGGGTGTCCGGGTTCGCCACCGGCGGCCCCGGGGCGTCGACGCTGACCACGAGTTGCGCGCGGGCGGCGGTCCCGTTCTTGTCCAGCACCCGATAGGTCAGCGCGGTCGTGCTGCCCTGGAACCTGTCCGCCGGCGCGAAGGCGATCTTGCCCTCGGTCACCTGGAACTCGCCCTGCCGCGCGACGGCGACCTTGCTCACCAGCTTGCCGGACCCCGGCTCGACGAGCAGCAGCGACGCCGGGTCGAGCGGAGCGTCCGGCGACCCGGGTTCGTCGTTGTCGAGCACCGGGACCACGGCGTTGGTGTCGAACGGCGTACTCACCGAGTCACCGAGCGCCTTCGGCGTGACCGGCGTGACGGTGACGACCAGCGTCGACTCGGTCAGCTGGCCGGTGCTGTCGGCGACCCGGTACCCGATCGTGGTCGCGACGCCGGTGAACCGCGGCAGGGGGACGAAGTCGACGCCGCCGTCGGGCTTGACCGTGTAGCTGCCTTCCCCCCGCACGACGACCTTCTTCTTGAAGGCCGGATCCTCCTTGGCCGTGCCGCCGGCCGGGTCGCGCAGTTCCACGGTCTTCGGGTCGAGGGTGACGCCCGGCGCGGCCTTGTCGTTGGCCAGCGGGGTGATCCCGAGGCTGACGTTCTGCGCGGTGGTCGCGCTGTCGGGCGTGGCGACCGGCCTGGCCGGCAGCTCGACCGTCACGGTCAGCGTCGCCTTGGCGGTCGCGCCGTTGCTGTCGGCAACGCGGTAGGTGACCGGCTCGGCGACACCGACGAAGCCCGGCACCGGGTCGAAGTCGATCCGGCCGTCCGGCTTGGCGACGTACTTGCCGCGGCCGACGACGTTGACCATCTGGCGACAGGCCGCACCGTCGATCAGGCACAGCGAGCTCGGCTGCAGCGGCGTGCTCGGGTCGCCCGCCTTGTCGTTGCCCAGGACATCGGTCGTGACACCGGTGTCGTACGGCGTACTGGCGGTGTCGTTCACCGCGACCGGCGGAGGCGGCGGGGCGATCGCGAGCGGGTAGTCCTCGACCTCGCCGGAGTCGGCCGCGCCGGTCGGCTTCTCGACCTGGGCGGCCGTGTACCCGGCGCGGATCCGCGCGGTGGTGAGCCCGGCCGGCCCGAGCTTGGCGAACTTCGCCCAGCTCAGCTGGGTCTCGCCCTGCCCGGCCGCGAAACTCGAGCAGGCCCGCTCGACGGCCTCGAAGGTGCCGTTGCGATTCAGGTCGATCCAGCCACAGACCTCGCCGGGCTTCGACGCGCCGGTCAGCGCGACCGGCACCGCGTACGACGTGGCGCTGGTGAGCAGCGGCCCGAAGGTGACCCCGTCGTCGGCCTGGTCAGAGACCGTCGGCCCGGTCTTCGCGTTGGCGACGGCCGCGTTGTCCTCGGTCGCGTCGGCGCCGATCCGCAGGTCACTGAGCACCGACCAGGCGGCGCCGTACGACGACGGCGCGTCGCCGAAGTCCTCGCCGACCGAGGCGACGATCGAGAAGGCGTCGGCCGAGGTCTTGGTGTTGAAGGCGGGCAGCTTCGGGTGCCTGGTGAAGAGCGCGGTCAGGTCGAAGCTGAGCTCCTTGGCGATGCCGTTCACCTGGACCGAGCCGCAGGCCGCGGTCGCGGTGGAGTCGAGGCCGTCGCCGGTGTCGGTGTTCACGCAGTTCGGGCCGGCGTCGTGGTTCGCGGCGGTGATCGTGTCGCTGGTGACGGCGAGGTTGTTACCCTGGCCCACCTTCCGGAGGCTGACGCCGGGCGTGCCGAGCGTGAGCACGGTGTGCAGCTCGGACTGGCCGCGCGGCTGCCCGTTGACGCTCTGGGTGGACGCGCCGCCGATCCCGGCGAGGTGCAGGACCGGGTTGCGGACCGGCTGCGAGAAAGTGATCGTCAGGGCGCCACGGTTGCCGCAGCTGCCGGTGGCCGCGCAGTCGCCGGTGTTGACCAGGAGGTCCTGCGCCGGCGTGGTCCGCGCGACGGCCGGCCGGAAGGTGTCCGCGGCCGCGCCGTGGTCACCGACGGTCGTTGCGTCGAGCAACTCGGTCCGGCCGGTGACGGCGATCGTCTGGGTCAGGCCGGAGCCGGGCATGGTCGCCGTGGCGGTTTGGCTGAAAGGTGCCGAGGGCACCTGGTAGCCGGCCGCGGGCGTCACCGCGCCCAGCACCGCCGAGGTCAGCAGAATCGCCAGTACCGGTCGGGAAACTCCCGAGCTCCTGCCCACAGTTCCGCCCCTCCCCAAAACGCACGTCCTGCATCGCGTCGGCACCGGGGCGAAACGGGCCAGCGCAGAGACAACGCTCCACGCGGAGTAGATGTTACGCGGGAATCACCGGGTCAGTTCGTAAATGTGGACGTGCTGCTCACGGTGTCTCAGGTGAGCCAGCTGGGCGAGCCGCGGCGAGACCGGGCCGTCGTACAGATCGGCGTACAGCCAGCGCACGGAGTACTGCTCGCGCAGACGGCGCAGGACCTCGGGCGTCGGTGAGTCGATGGCCTCGTTGGTGAGCTGGACGCGGTCCGGCCAGGGCGACGGCTGGTTTGTGTAGCGCCTGCCGTTGACGCCCTGCCTGCTCATCGCCTGCTGGGTGTAGGCCCAGCCTTCGATCAGCGTACGACGGCCGGCGATCCCGCTGACGAGGTAACCACGGGTGTCGCAGCCCGGGCGCTCCGGCCCGGCCGGACGGCACCACGTGTTGCTCGCGACGACATCGTTCGGCCGGGAGTTGCGCGCCAGCCAGAGCGCCGCGGCGGCTTCGTCGGGATGGACCCGCCAGTGCGGCGACGTGAACGACTTGGACTGGTGGCTGGCGGTCGCCCGGACGCCGAGTGCGAACGTGCTCGCCGCCGGCACGGCGAGGATCGTTGCCAGGGCAACGACTCCCCCGAGCCCCGCCAGCTGGGACCAGCGCTTCGCCGCCAGCGGCCACAGCATCGTGAGCACAACAGTCACTGCCAGCACGGCGACCAGCGGACGAGCCACCAGGACGACGCGGTCGAGCTGGTCACCCCTCGGCGTGACCTTGGCCGCCGTCAGGGCGGCCGTGTAGACGAGGCCGAGTCCAGCCGCCAGTACGCCGACGACGATCGCCGCGCGCCGCCGGTCCTGCAGCTGCTTGAACCAGAGCGCCGCCAGCCAGCCGGTCGCGGCCAGGCTCATCGGCACGACGCTGCGGACGAAGTACGACTCGCTGGCCGACGGGTGGTCGACCAGGAGGAACCCGGCCCAACCGGCGACGAGCCCGCCGAGCAGGAACCAGCCGAGCGGGTCCCGTCTGACCTCACGGCGTCCGAGCAGCCCGTAGCCGGCCAGTGCGACCGCCTGGGCAACCAGCATCAGGGCGAACACGACCAGTGCGCCGACGACCGACAGGAACCGGCCGGAGGTCAGCGCCGGGAGGAGGAGCCCGCCGCCACCGGCTGGCGTCGCGTCGCCTGTGGCGGCCCGGTACCCGCCTTGGAGCTTGACGATCGCCAGCAGCTGCAGGCCGGAGCCGCTGGTGCTCCCGGCCACGGTCAGCAGCGTGCCGACCGCGGCAGCCACGAGCAGTGCACCGGCCGCGATGAAGCGAGCAGGCAGCTTGCGGTCCCGGATCAGGACGAACAGCGCGGACAGGCCGACCGCACCGACCAGGATCGGCAGGATGGTCGGCTTGGACCCACCACCGACCACGGCGACCGACAGCGCGAGCACCCACAGGCCCTTCGGCTGCCGGCCGCGGAACAGCAGCTCCACCAGGAACACGGCGGCCGCCGTACCGGCGAGCATGCCGAACGTCTGCGACGGACTGACCAGGCTGAACGGCGGTGCCAGGTCCACACCGTTGTCGACGAACAGCGCGAGCTGCGGCGCGGCAACGGCGACGGCCACCAGGACGCCGGTCCACCAGGCGCGGCTGACCGTCCGGGCGAAGGTGGCGAAGACCAGCAGGCCGACGACCAGCATCGGGAGCAGCCAAAGCCGGTAGAGCACGAGGATCGGCGACAGCCGGGTGATGTCGACGGCGGCGGCCATGTCCGCGTTGGCGAACCAGTGGTAGTCCAGCTGGAGCCCGGCGACCTGCGGCAGCTGCGGCGGCGCGGATCGGGTCAGCTCGTTCACCATCGACAGGTGGAACAGCAGGTCCGGGTAGTACGCCGTACCGGCCGGTGGCATCGGGTGGTACGCGTAGACGCCGAAGGTCGCACCGCCGACCATCACTGCCGCGGCCGCTGCGAGTCCCCACGTCCAGGCCATCGGCAGCGGCCTGGGCTCAGCGATCCGCCAGTGCCTGCGCAGCCGCGGTACGGCAGCGAACAGCGCGAGCACCAGCGCCGGCCAGACGACAAGCGCCTGCTGCCAGCCAGCCACGGTGAACAGGGCCCAACCCAGCAGCTGATAGGTGATGCCGACGACGGCGCCCAGGCCCAGGTCCTCGGCCCAGTTCCCGGTGCTGCGCCAGAGTGCGCGCAGCAGGAGGACGCCGGGCAGGGCAACGCCTGCGCTGAAGTAGACGGCGTACCGGAGGATCGCGGTGATCGGTACGTCGACGGACAGCAGGCCCGCGAGCGCGACGACGAGCGGGAGCAACCACGGCATCAGCCGGGTCATCGGTCGGGCGGAACGCTCCGTCGGACCGGCGGGAGCAAGGTCGACGAGGGTCAAGTCGGTAGGATTTCCCGCTCCAGGGCCTGGTGGCCGCTGTCGTCGAGACTGTCGTAGCCGACCAGGAACTGCGGCCGTTTCTGACTCGAC
The Kribbella italica DNA segment above includes these coding regions:
- a CDS encoding Ig-like domain-containing protein, which codes for MGRSSGVSRPVLAILLTSAVLGAVTPAAGYQVPSAPFSQTATATMPGSGLTQTIAVTGRTELLDATTVGDHGAAADTFRPAVARTTPAQDLLVNTGDCAATGSCGNRGALTITFSQPVRNPVLHLAGIGGASTQSVNGQPRGQSELHTVLTLGTPGVSLRKVGQGNNLAVTSDTITAANHDAGPNCVNTDTGDGLDSTATAACGSVQVNGIAKELSFDLTALFTRHPKLPAFNTKTSADAFSIVASVGEDFGDAPSSYGAAWSVLSDLRIGADATEDNAAVANAKTGPTVSDQADDGVTFGPLLTSATSYAVPVALTGASKPGEVCGWIDLNRNGTFEAVERACSSFAAGQGETQLSWAKFAKLGPAGLTTARIRAGYTAAQVEKPTGAADSGEVEDYPLAIAPPPPPVAVNDTASTPYDTGVTTDVLGNDKAGDPSTPLQPSSLCLIDGAACRQMVNVVGRGKYVAKPDGRIDFDPVPGFVGVAEPVTYRVADSNGATAKATLTVTVELPARPVATPDSATTAQNVSLGITPLANDKAAPGVTLDPKTVELRDPAGGTAKEDPAFKKKVVVRGEGSYTVKPDGGVDFVPLPRFTGVATTIGYRVADSTGQLTESTLVVTVTPVTPKALGDSVSTPFDTNAVVPVLDNDEPGSPDAPLDPASLLLVEPGSGKLVSKVAVARQGEFQVTEGKIAFAPADRFQGSTTALTYRVLDKNGTAARAQLVVSVDAPGPPVANPDTLTTLQGTPAYASVLGNDKPGPTGSALDPESLRLFPTAGRSEAGTTLQIPGQGKYSTRPDGRILFEPLPAFHGKATPVRYQVADGNKAIGTATLSVEVTRVQPDATDDTASTAYDTNVTVKVLANDTAGDPALPLVPTSVRLIDPIGEVPRQVVVVAGEATFTAKPDGTVDVDPLPSFTGVATPLAYTVSDVNGTPAGAALTVTIAKPVPPVAKPDTGRTPQDVTLQLDALANDLAGPGTGLDPLSLVLIDPADGSLRKVVTVPGQGRWTVDPDGTVAFDPIPSFTGTATTLRYRVSDWFDQATRSTIAVTVTPVTPVATDDSASTPYDRAVTLKVLGNDKAGDPTAPLVPGSLRLEDAADGVFKPSVTVKGQGVFTARDGVVVFDPAAGFSGSATDLTYQVADDNGTLATAVLRVTVGAPPIARPDTASTLQDVTVTVNVLSNDSPGTDARLDPASVVLREASARSDFARSVTVAGQGTYTVQDGGAVIFDPLPTFRGKGRAITYLVADSNKTTATATLLLSTTPIDPFTADDSAITPFGQAITVDVLANDKPGDPSAPLVAGSLLLKDPADGVYRAKVTQPREGTYVADKTGRVTFTPVKGYQGVTTPATYRITDDNGTTAEGLLFLTVGKGPEAKPDSVTTKQNGEVTFDPLANDVPGTAAELEKTSVQLYGTSSIRVWERKVTIAGQGTFEVDAVTGAITFKPVAAFSGRSAVGYQVTDTSGNKAAATATVTVTRIEPVAVDDAATTAYDTPVSVPVLGNDKAGDPSAPLVPSSVRVVDPATGDAVSSLRVAGQGVWTAQPDGGVRLVPEGGSTGSVTPVKYQVSDKNGSIGTATVTVTVEAKPVAQPDRVKTKQGVAVVVDPLTNDKPGPGAKLDPASLLLVGLDGDLVGRVTIPGQGTLVVAEGKLTFSPVATFTGTSRPTQYEVKDSNRNAARSTVAVTVLPVRPVAVDDSARTAYGKAVVVPVLDNDKPGDASAVLVPGSVVVRDPVDGKDKKTVTIPGEGTFTVAAAGTVTFNPAGGFSGTTRAVGYRVTDKNGTSDTARLEITVTAPLSAKASPDGGTSTPGNPVVVNPLLNDTATEGASWIPTTVCLATGTATCVPRLAVPNVGVWTVLPDGTIRLVPERTFSGIAKAAYRVTDSDGRTVESHLKIAVGGQPPADQPGGAAPAAATLPDTGGPPAIILTMGGLLAALGLTLLRRRR